A window of Apium graveolens cultivar Ventura unplaced genomic scaffold, ASM990537v1 ctg4471, whole genome shotgun sequence genomic DNA:
TTCGATTTTGGTTCTTAATTTTAAAAACCAAATAATTTTGGttaatgattttttttttgattAAAATCGTACCAATATATACCACGCTCACATTTAAGGAATACTGTATCATTTTATCTGTACAATCTATTTATGAGTAACGAATAAATAAAAATGACCAACCTCGTCCTCCTATGACCATGATTTGGACCTAAACAATTAATACGTAAAATAGCGAAGACAGTTATTATAAACTCTTTTAAAAagtataaataattatttaacaCAATTTTCATATCTTCGATAAAAggtgtaattataaaatcaaagTGCTAGAAAAATAAACCGTGTTTGAACCCAGACGTTGCACCCATTTCACACTGAAATATGGCCTAAATAAATCGATTTCTTAGACCTTTTATACCAGAACAATCCTTCCTTTTTCTTATATTCTGTTCCTGAAACttttttttggaaaaaaaaaagttaaaaatttaAATATCGTCAACTTGTCCCCAAAGACAATTTTGAGGAAGGAaagaaataatattttaaaatttggaGAGAAAATTATTAGTATATATTTATCGTTAAAATCTTCTTCCCAATTTTGTTTAGGAAAATGCTAGAAACCCCAAATATTGTTACAATTTTTTTTACCAAATGCTTTATAAATGATAACTTTCGTAATAATAATATGAAACTTGCGTGCATTCATATGTACCCACAAATTATATTTGAACACGTGTCATGACACGTCACTTTATAATTATTTTGATACAATTTTTGGGTTAAGCAGCATTACTCTTTTGTTTATCGTTCATATGATATCACTGTGATAAAATATTCTTAATTTGCACAATAAACAGTTTTTCATTATCTAACACACGAGACTCGGCTCATAAAATCATCGAAACAGAGAACTCATAGTCATACAACGCTTGATCGAGCTTGGTTTAAGGGGTGAAGAAAGACGGGCCACATTTGCATTTCCAACCTTCAGGCTCGTAATTAGTGAACTGAATACCAACATGATGATTAGTAGGCACTTGAGTTGCTTCACAAGGGCTGCACCCATTGCATCTGTGCTCGCATCTTGGTGGTCTTGATCCTATCACTTCCTGCGCCCCTACCTCTTCTGCTTTGCTTGTCGTTGTCGTCGTCGTCGTCGTCTCAGCCTCCGCCTTCCGTTCTCTGGTTAAACTACCTGATCAAGCACAAAAACAAAAAAACCATTACTAATCAAAGAGTACCTCAGTACCTTTACGGTAAaatctcgataaatgaataatctcGGAAAAGTTGTACTGACCTGCAGCATTTTGTTGAGGCAGAAGAGAAGGCCTGCTAGATGCACTATTCAAATTCACTAACAGAGTTACTATTACTACCAAGTAGCAGTACCAGTAAAATCTGGTTCTAACTCCTTCCATTTCTCTCTTGAGCCTTTCTTGAATCTCTACAAACTGTACAAGAAATGATTCATGCTATATTTATACTGTAAAAATTATTACTATAATATTTGGAGTGAGGACAGAATATGCAGCTAAGTATGTGAAGTCTACTTACTTGTGATTCATTTCCCCAGTGACAAGCTAAGGATAACAATACAATACATAGCTAGCTAGCTAAAGATATAATGCATGCAGTATATAGGTTGTAGTATATATTTAGAGAGTACAGATATCCAGATTGCTTCAcagataagcaatactcctactAGCAAATTCCATAGATCCCTGAAGATCGATTATTGTCAACCAACTATCCGATATAATTTTTCGGGACGAGGAAGAATCATAGGACTGGTATACTAAACGCGGTTCACAAAAAGTTTCGatgttaaatatatttgagaAAATGTAATAAATTATGATTGCAGCAATCGATTGTCAAGTACTTTTCCCTAAAACTTGCATATTATGTAAATTTACTACTAGTACAAATTTTCAGTTTTGACAAGTCAGTCAGTCAGTCAATAGTCTGTGAGGGAGTTGCTGCGGCTGGCCTTTCTCTCCTATTTTCTCCAATCTCCCTGTCAGATCAGTTACCAAATCTCTCTATTTTGTACTATGTTtaattattactattattattcaTAGATGTGTGTGTGGGTATGAGTTGGGGTTTCTTGAGCCCATAACAGCACATTTTTAATTGGGATATAGAAAAATGTGTACAAGGAAACTAGAAGAAGTAAGATCACTGACTTCTGACTCATCACTGCTGCATCATATATAATGGAATAGAGCTAGAAAAACCCCATAATAATCTAATTATAACACTCAATGTCAGAGATATCTAGCTGATCATTGATTAATCATCAGTCCACAACTACAGTAAACTCagtttttttcttgttttttttttaattttttttaaaagaacaaAGTTTATTGCTTTGCCAACCAAGTACATATTTGCTTTTGCCAGAAGCAACTGGGATCAGAGGATCATCTTCACTTCATCTGGGCCATTCATTTTTCCCTGCCACCTATGTACTGTAAGTATGCATGCATGAGAGTGGAATGCTTAAGTACTATTTGGTTGATTTCATGGGACATTTCTATATTAAGCTTCCTTCAAGTATATACACTGCAGCACCCCATTTCCTTCAGGTGTCAAGTGCTCTCTTGTCTCTTCCCCCTCTTAGCTTCATCCTGTACAgtacctctctctctctctctctctctctctctctctctctctctctctctctctctctctctctctctccctccctccctctctctctctcgtttgTAACTACATTTAGCAGATATATGTAGAATCTAGTAGTAGACTAATAGTAGCATTGTAATTTTGTTTTTTTTCCTCTTCCTTCTCGCCAGGTAACCTATACCGAATTAGATATCAGGTCATGTTGCAGTACTTGTCAAAATCTATACACACTCAACCATTACAAAAGGTTAACATTGTAATTTGCAATTTTGTAATCCTGAAACAATGCGATTAAAAACTCTCCTACTTAATTTATACTTAGACGACTGAGGCAAATATAACACGTCAAATTGAGTAAATATTACGACGAGGGAGTGGAAAATCTATACAAAATCTTTAGGTCGTATTTAACAAGAATACTCATAAATAAACGAGATAGATCAGAAGTAGAAAGTACGTTTAGTCATACCGCTTACGTCATATATTTGAGCTATTTTGGTCAATTgctaaattttaattttttttatatccAATGGAAATATatgtaataattatttaatatttgacAATTAATCTTAAAGCCAAAAAATTAAGAGCAAACAGAGTTGCGTAACTCCGCGTAACTCTGCGTACTCATAAATTTTTATAATCAAATTTAATATCGGATTTTTTTGCCGACTAGTTTTATCTCTATAATTCTGCGTATTCATAAATTTTTGATGTCAAATTTAATATTGAAATTTTTTTGTCGGCCCTTAATTACAAGTAAAATTATTGATTCAACCTGATAAACCGGGGAAGAATGCTTCAAAGCCAAGTTGGTCCGGTCTGCCTAAGAAACTTGAGGACGATGGAATGCATAATTATTTTGGAGACGAAACATCTAGTGAGATTGTGCTTACAATTTGTTGACCTCTTCTCGTTGTTCCCGTCCAGTACTCCTGCCTCCTTTTTACCAACACACTACATTAATATAACCCccattaatcttttcttttctctGATTGCTTACTCCTCCGTCCCGTTGGATTCTACGTGTTtactatttgcacgtatttcgagacttctataaaatatattttgatagtatttttttcaaatttttttttaataaaagtttaaacatgaaacttttattcaaaaaaaatattaaaaaaatattgtgGAGTTATGTTTTAAATGAGTATTGAAAAGCGTGTCGAAAAGTAACGTATAGAATTCAATGGGAAAAAAAGAGTACTTTTTACTTACTTTTTTCCTGGGGGACGGATGCAGTCTTCCAAAAATAAAATTTGCTCGATATGGAACAGTCTTCGGGCTAACAAGAACGTTCTTCGATTATGACTTGAAAATAAAGAGAATGTGAGGGATTATCCCCCGATTCATATCCAATGTGAGAATCAATAATTTCTAGATTTAAAGTGGGTTTAAGAATACAGGAAAGTATAGAGTGCTAAGAGAATGTGTGTAGAATTGTATATTTCTTACTTTCTATAGGGTATTTATACCCAAACCGGTAATAAATGATCGTACGTTATGTATGTAGTGCTGACGATCGTGGAGCCGAGAAATGGGAGGACGTTTTGATTTTCTGTTGATCTCCAACGATAAAGTGAAGTATTGGGGTTCGGCCTTAGGAGGTACGTGGGCTTTCGGCCCAATAACTATGAAGTTTAATGGACCTTCGTTCGTTGGGTCTTATTCAACTTATCCCTAATACAGTTATTTGTGTTTATTGTATTAACATGCAGAGTCGTTTATTTAATCGTGCTGAAATTTTTGTAAGAAAAAATGATTGCAGTGTGCTTTTAGGTTTATAGACAAAGCGACTAAAAGCCGCGTACAGTAAAAATTATTGACAATGCGTCCGTACAATTAAATCCAAAAGGAACCAATATCGAGTTGTAGTGATGTTAACGTGTACTTTCGGATTGGCGGGAAGTCAATGGTCTCATTTTTGTAAAAACACCATGCTGTTCGTCTTTTTGACCTTTTCCGTCTACAACACGATCAAATCTCACATTTATTATTGTAAAATTAATACTTCATTTAATACGTAAAGTAGTGCTTGTATAATCGAGCTATAAGAAAACAATCGAGCTTTGCAGCTTTGAGTCAAATTAGACACATTTTTGTAAATGATTCGAGATAAGGCAACTGTTTTTCATTATTCGGAAAATCTTGTTAATACTTTGCTTCATATCAAACCAGACAAATTTGAACTTGTTTTTATATAATTCGAGTCGAGTCGACTCGAGCATTGTCAAGAACCTTGTAAATATTATCAACCCAACTTAATTCATAAAATGCTGCTCTAAAAAGTACATTCCCCCTACACTTAAATATAGTTGTTTTTTcgatattttttattttgttaaaaaaatatttgaatacATAAAAGAATAAGTTATTTTAAACCTGAGTGAAGGTATTAATAAGTAGAGAAATACTATAATATCATAAAGCGTTCTCAAAATTGTTTAGAATGATAAGTTGTCATTATATTATATCAACTCTCGAAAATACAGTGAAACTCTCgtaaatttatataaattttagtaAAAAGTTCATATATCACTTAGAGAAATTTGAGATCATTTTCTAAATATGTATCGCTGCTTTAAAAGTTATAAACTACTTCCTCCCTCCCTAAAAACGTTATCTTTTTGTGTTGAACACGTTTGTTAATGCACACTtttaattgttaatatctttaattttgtattaatattaaatataaaaactttattatattaaaatagtcataattacggatccaacaaaatcactcatgactatatttgatcttataaatTAAACGTAAATTAATAGGCAATCGCTTAACATGAATACTAtaaaaagtcaaaatatgaaaCACGTGACGGAGGGAGTACTATAGTAAAAGTGCTAGAAAAACAAACCGTATTTGAACCCTTCAACTCGAAAGGCCTCGTGGTGCGAGGTAGAAACTAGAAACACACTAGTAGTTTGATCACATTTTCCATTCAAAGCCAAAAACTGCACCCATTTTACGGGATATATAAAATTACCTAAATAATCTATTTCTTTCAAAGACCGGAGTCTTTTTATTCTTCTTCTTTTACTACGTATTTGAAAGAACCAACATTCACCAGTCATACTCAGCGCGGACCCTCCCTCGCCTTATATATATGTCACATTACGgagatttttaaatatttaaattattttcgattctttgattttttttccGACAGAGAAAGCGAGGAAGGAACCGCAATCTACCTGTAACCAGTTCTTATTCTTTGGCATTTTTCTGGTAAGTAGAATTGTAGTAATGATCTTCCTCTGTCTCGTTCTCGTATCGTTTTTCGTTAACCTCTGTGTCTTATGTTCGTTTTGTGCCTGTAATCGGGGAGTATCTAATAAGAGATACTGGGGACATGTGTCCTCCTTAAAttcaaattttatgttttttcatcattaatttttttgaatttatatGAAATTGCCCCTTCacaatttaaaaatacaaaaggtattctcaaaatttttccagtGTCCCCCTAAACAAAAATTCGTGAATCCGCCCCTACCTGTAATGTATTTCAAGTTTGTGCATGAAATGATCAACAGTACTGTGTTAATTAATTGTagtttttttttacaattttgctGTCGAATTTCTGGTAAAATGATCGTAACAATCGATTGCGTCTGATCATGGTTTGTGTAGATGGGAGTAATTTACACAGCAAGTAGGTCTAGTTTAGGAAAATCTCCGAGCTTCAAGAGATGGGAACCGAAGAAGCTCATAGTAGAAACAGCCCAGTCTTTTGTGAATTTTCCTGCAATCGAGGAATGTTCGTTAAGTTCCGTTAAATCTCTTCCTGAACCGGCTAGTTTTTTCTCTCCGTTGGCTGTTAGTGAGCTTGATGCAGCTGCAGTCAAGGTGCAGAAGTTTTATAAGGGTTACAGAACTCGAAGAAACCTTGCAGATTGTGCTGTTGTAGTCGAGGAGCTCTGGTTTGTTCTCGTAAATTCAATTCTAAATTGCTTTTTTGGACCTTTTTATGCAAATTTAGTTGTTGATTTCAGATTTTAAATTTGAATGTGTAGGTGGAAGGCCTTAGATCTTGCAGCGTTCAAGCAAAGATCGACATCGTTCCTTAGCAATGTGAAACCAGAGAGTGCTGTTTCGCGATGGGCACGAGCAAGGACCATGGTGGCTAAGGTACATTTTCACTACATTTAGTCTATATTTGTCAGAAATGATTAGTAATCTGGTTTATGAAAGCATTTGCTTAATTTTCATACTAGTACATTCTAATCTTTAAGTTATTTTAATGAATAAGACGTGAATAAGTGGCCGACAAAGTTATTAATACACCTCCACCTCATACAGACACGTCATTTTCTGAACGTTCGTGTGACCAATTCTGTGGATGTAGCATTACTCTTTGTATTTCAACGTGATATTTCAACGTGAAATTTCAAGGATTTAAGTGTAAAAAATGAATGACTGCAAATTAAAATAATCCGTATAGTCTTGACCAATATGAAAGACCATTCCATGTAGAATTATAATCCTCCTGAGCAGACACGGCCCTTAATATTAAGTCTGAATGTGTGTGTTATTTGACCATGAGTTCTGACAAAATAAATAGTATAATCTACATATCCACACTAGGTCACACTAATCTCGCAATAATTTTGATTTCGGAGAATGTCAAAGATTGGATTTGACCAACACGAGAACAAAGATACAAGAATCAATGAGTAAACCCTGTTTCTGATTGATTTTCAGGTGGGGAAAGGATTGTCCAAGAATGAGAAGGCTCAAAAGCTAGCTCTTAGACACTGGCTTGAAGCTGTGAGTACACATTCATATTCTGTAGTTGTATAAAATTCTGGTCAATATGTTTTATGGACTTGGTGTAAACTACGGAAGTGTGCCCCAACTTTATCCGGTTTTGCATTTTGGTGGTCTGAATTTCAAATTTGCAATGTAGTGGCCAGACATTACGTTATATTTCAAAAAGGTGGCTAACGGACTATATTGCAAATTTGAAATTTCAGTCACTAAAATGTAAAATCGGGTAAAGTTCAGCCACCGCTTTGCAATTTACTCATGGACTTGTTTGCATTGACATTACCAGTTTGATTGCTAGTCAATCTTATGACCATAATGCTCTTGCTGAAATTCCAGGCTTAAATTGTGATTTCATTTACATTATCTATTCAAAAGACTTGACTATCAATGCATCTAACATGTACTTATTCAACTAGGAAGAGAAGAATGATGAATTTGTGTTATGCTAATTATTACTACTAATTAACTTTTGACAGATTGATCCGCGGCATCGCTATGGACACAATTTGAAATTTTACTATGATGTCTGGTTTACTAGTCAGAGCCGACAACCATTCTTTTACTGGTAAATAATTTGTCACCAGAGTATCTGAAAATGTTTCGAGTGTGGTAGTAGTCTTTCTAAAATAAGAAACTCTTTAATCTGATCCGATAAATATTGCAGGTTGGATGTTGGAGATGGTAAAGAAGTAAATTTAGAGAAGTGCCTGAGGGCTGATCTTCAACGACAATGTGTCAGATATCTCGGACCAGTATGTTTGTCAGTCGATGCTATTCATAATTCAAGAGAACTCCTAATTATACAATTACATAATTCATTGAATTGGATCAATTTGCATTTGCAGAGAGATAGAATGGAATTCGAGGTGATTATAGAGCAAGGAAAGCTTATGTACAAGCAAAGTCGAAAGCCTTTGAATACACAGGAGGGCTCCAAATGGATATTTGTTCTCAGTACATCGAGTATTTTGTATGTTGGGGAAAAGAAGAAAGGACACTTTCAGCATTCGAGCTTTTTATCTGGCGGCGCCACCACTGCAGCTGGACGATTAGTAGCTCAGAATGGAGTTCTAGAGGTCTGTCACACGTGCTTTATTTAAATTTCATGCTAACATATCTTCATAATGCATTTCTATGGCAACCAACAGAGCTATTCAGTTTTCTATAAACCTGCATTTCTAcgttaattttctgaattttgtGATATTAATCACTTCACAGGCGATATGGCCATATAGCGGGCACTACTGTCCAACAGAAGAGAGTTTTATGGAGTTTGTTAGCTTCCTCGAGGAACACCGTGTAGACTTGAGCAATGTCAAGGTAATAACCTAAAACTACACGAAATTTCACTGATAATTCTGATTACACGCAGCTTCTTCATCGTTATTCTTATTTTGATCCAGAGATACGCGATAGATGATGAAGATCCAACCTTAATTAATAAAGGCCAACCTAAATCAGAGATTACTAGAGTTTCATCTTCACAAAATGTCAAATCCGTCAATGAGGACTCATCGAGCACCAAGACACAAGATCACGAGAATCAGAGACCACCAGTGTCGTCTAGATGGACGACAGGGGCAGGTCCTCGGATAGGTTGTGTACGAGAATACCCTGCAGAGTTACAAAATCAAGCACTCGAACAAGTCAGATTATCTCCAAAAGTACTACTCAAGGCCGGACCTCGAGCAAGCTATGGCCCTGTTCCTTCACCAAGACCAAGTCCCAGGATACGCCTCTCCCCGAGGGTTGCTAACATCGGACTCCCAAGTCCGAGAATTGCTGCAAATTAACTGCAAATGTTCTGGTACTACATCACATTAGTTTCACAAGTACAGTGTTCTGGTTTACAGAATAAAGGCTTCATTTAGCCTGGCTGAGTAAATTTAGTTAGCATCATTTTTTCGAAAGTTAGATGTTTTTCGAATTTTTTCATGCTCAAACATTATACAGGAAAAGATACGCATTAGTTAGCTattctaatttattttttcttCATTCGTCGACTGTGGAGTGTCCGCAAATTATCAATTTTTTACGTTTGTTGTAACAATTTTTGAAGAGCATATTCTTGATGTTATTATTCTTTTGACGTTTTTAAATGATAGGAGTATTCATTTATTTTAAAACTTACGCATATACCAATACCCGTATTTTAAATTAGGTAAAGTTACACAGCCACGATTGGCTTCATGTGGTGGGAGCCAACAGAAAAAGGCTGCCGCAATCTTTTGACGTTTTTAAATGATAGGAGTATTCATTTGTTTTAAAACTTACGCATATAACAATACCCGTATTTTCAATTGGGTAAAGTTCCACAACCACGATTGGCTCCATGTGGTGGGAGCCAACAGAAAAAGGCTTCCGCAATGAAACGTTGCGGCAGCCTCTGGACTTCCGCATTGATTCATTGCGGAAGTCATGAGTCCTTCCGCAATGACTTCCGTAATGATTTATTGCGGAAAGATTGGTTGGCTACGAAATAGACCCCAACCAATTATGGTTGGGTTTGGTTGGGGAAGGGCACCCTTTTAAATTATACTTATATCATGCGATTTCGCTAATCGAACATTAGATAGACGTCAAAAAAATTTTGACCAAAAAGTACAGGTGAAAAAAAGAAGAGTGAAAGACAGTCCTCTTCACAGTACTTTATTTTCGGGGCTCTGCATTCGAAATGAGAAAGAACTTATAATTTGAAATCCTGGATTTAGGTAGTGGGCGTATTTTCCCGTGCCGTACACTCCCCGCTTGGCTTGAAGTTTAAACTAGTGCTACTATATTCTCCGGTGACCATTCATTAataaaattttagttaatttttttatatatttgttaTATTTGTCGAACATATACATATCTATAATTAAATTACAGATCATCTACTTATCATATCAAAATAATGTATTTTTTataataactagaaataataaaaatatattatttatattattttagtcAACCATTTTTACCAATACCATTAAAAATGCTCTAAGTGCCTAAAATTAGTTTTCAAAACAGTTCCAAAATACTACGTGACATATTCTAATTGGTCCTTATACAACTAATAAAATAGACCCCTCATTGAAGGCGGATCCTCGGGTAAGGGTTCATCCGACCCccttaaatttttaatttaattaaatatttatatttaaattatataaaaactAAAAATGGCCCCTTAATTTTTGCAAAAATGATTACCCCTACTTAAATTTTTTCTATTGGGgcaaaaaatttataaataaatgaaaaaagAAGTTACAAAAGATGACAAAAAAGGATAAGAATAAATATTGAACTACTAGAATTAAGGCATGATAGGCATGGAATCAATTGTACATAATAACTCTATCAAAATCAAAAATAATGGTGTTAAAGTGGTTTAGATAAGAATAAATATTGATCTACTAGAATTTTTAGTTAAACCACTTTAACACCATTAATTTTGATTTTGATATAGTTATTATGTACAATTGATTTCATGCCTATCATGACTTAATTCACGTAATTCTTTATCAACTTTTGATAAGCTAAAATTAGTTCAAATTGTAAAATTCAATCATTCAGAATTTGATCAAATTCGTATTCTAATCACTTGAATGTCCGCTTTCTAATTATACAGTTGACACGAGAATCAAAACCGATTTTCAAAATTTGAAGGGTATTCTTGATCTCGTTCAAAAGATGGTTGAAAAATACAAAGATATTGATATCCTTGAGTTTATATGTTGGTAAAATTGTCGGTGATTCTGACGATTGCAAATACAACGATTAATAGAGAATTTTTAgtcgaaaatatttgcaataatcCAATATATAAAATCgcatttttgaatttttttcaaGCCGGGCTCGAGTTTATTTCGAACCGAACATTTCAAATGCTCGGCTCTTGCGCATTAAACTATTTTTCCAACTACCCCCTTATATTTGAAGTTGGATCCGCCACTGCCTCTCGTGCATTCATATCAATCTCACCGATTAAAATAACTTAAAGTGACACATCAATTATACCATTTCGAATATATTTTATACCCAATTTTAATGTCGTAATTATATTTCAAAACGTGACAAAAAAGATTATGCATGAGTGGACACTGGAGTAATAAATTTAGTTATAAATACGTAACATGAAAAGTCACACTTTTAAATATATCCGTTACAACTCTCTCTGCATTCAAATTTAAACTTAACAAAAAGATTCACAACGCTCTATATTACTAGCACAATTCCCCTGAAACAACAATCCTAACAACACTCAAATTTGTTCAATCCAAATGGGTGCTTCAGGAAAATGGATTGCTACTCTCATTGGTACCAAGAAGTCCCACAGACCGAATGATCCTGTAAGTTTCTTGTGACCTGTTACTGTGTGTTTTTTTCGATTTTTTCGAGGTTTTTTaaatgtttttttattttttattggaTTGTTTTTGGACAATGTAGGAGAGAATGGGTGGTGGAAAGGGCAAGAAATGGACGCTATGGAGGAGTTCTTCGTCGGGTGGAGGGACGGCGACGAGTAAATTTGTAGGAGGACGTTTGTCGGAAGCTGCAGCGAGTGAATCTCCGTATATGGCTGCTGCTATGGCCACTGTTGTTCGAGCTCCTGCTAGAGATTTTATGGTGGTGAGGAGACAGTGGGCTGCTATTCGTATTCAGACCGTTTTTCGGGCTTTTTTGGTATTCATTTCTTTCGATTTTTCATTATCTCACTGCTTTACAATATTAGTCGAGTTGTTGCATTACTAATTTACTAGTGTCTAAAGACCGTTTTCGGGCTTTTTTGGTAATCATTTCTTTCGATTTTCCATTATCTCGCTGCTTTGCAATATTAGTCGAGTTGTTGCATTACTAATTTACTAGTGTCTA
This region includes:
- the LOC141701926 gene encoding uncharacterized protein LOC141701926 is translated as MEGVRTRFYWYCYLVVIVTLLVNLNSASSRPSLLPQQNAAGSLTRERKAEAETTTTTTTTSKAEEVGAQEVIGSRPPRCEHRCNGCSPCEATQVPTNHHVGIQFTNYEPEGWKCKCGPSFFTP
- the LOC141701936 gene encoding IQ domain-containing protein IQM1-like; translated protein: MGVIYTASRSSLGKSPSFKRWEPKKLIVETAQSFVNFPAIEECSLSSVKSLPEPASFFSPLAVSELDAAAVKVQKFYKGYRTRRNLADCAVVVEELWWKALDLAAFKQRSTSFLSNVKPESAVSRWARARTMVAKVGKGLSKNEKAQKLALRHWLEAIDPRHRYGHNLKFYYDVWFTSQSRQPFFYWLDVGDGKEVNLEKCLRADLQRQCVRYLGPRDRMEFEVIIEQGKLMYKQSRKPLNTQEGSKWIFVLSTSSILYVGEKKKGHFQHSSFLSGGATTAAGRLVAQNGVLEAIWPYSGHYCPTEESFMEFVSFLEEHRVDLSNVKRYAIDDEDPTLINKGQPKSEITRVSSSQNVKSVNEDSSSTKTQDHENQRPPVSSRWTTGAGPRIGCVREYPAELQNQALEQVRLSPKVLLKAGPRASYGPVPSPRPSPRIRLSPRVANIGLPSPRIAAN